The Dongia rigui genome includes the window GCCTTAAGCGGCGCTTCGCGCTCTCTTTTCATCGCAGAGCGGCAGGCGCAGGGTGACGATCGTGCCTTGGCCAACGGTGCTTTCCAGCTGCAGCGAACCGCCGGAGAGATCGGTGAGATGCTTGACGATGGGCAGACCCAACCCGGTGCCGGACTGGCGCCGTTGCAAGGCGCCATCGACCTGCACAAAGGGCTTCAGCACCTCGGCGATGTGCTCGGCGGCAATGCCGATGCCGGTATCCTTGATGACGATCTCGGCGGTATGCGCATCGTGCCGGCGCGCGGTCAGTTCGACCATGCCGTCCTTGGGCGTGAACTTCACCGCATTCGATACCAGATTGGTGACGATCTGCTTGGTGGCCCTGAGGTCGACATAGAGCGGCGGCAGATCGGCGGCGATATCGGCCGTCAGCGTGACGCCGCCATCCTTGGCGCGCTCGCGCATCAGGGTCAGGGCTGAATCGAACACGTCTGTCACGGCAACGGGCTCAGGATGCAGCACCATCTTGCCAGATTCGATCTTGGAGAGATCGAGTATATCGTTGATGAGCGACAGCAGCAGGTTGCCGCTGTTGAAAATGTCCTGTGCATAGGCCTGGTAGCGCGGCTGGCCGAGGGCGCCGAACAACTCCATCTTCATCACTTCCGAGAAGCCTAAGATGGCATTCAACGGCGTGCGCAGCTCATGGCTGACATTGGCGAGGAATTCGGATTTGGCACGGTTGGCCAGCTCGGCCTGGTTCTTCGCCTCGCGCAGATTCTCCTCGGCACGGATGCGCTGGGTCACATCGCTCATGATGCCGACGAATTGCAGGAGGCGACCCTCGCCATCGGTGATCGGGCTGATGGAAAGTTCGTTCCAGAAGGTGCGCCCATCCTTGCGATAGTTGCGCAAGGTAATGGTGACCGGCCGGTGCTGGACCAGCGCCCGGCGCAACCGATCGAGGGCTTCGGCATCGGTATCGCGGCCCTGCAGGATGCGGCAGTTCTTCCCCAGCATTTCTTCGGCCGAATAGCCGGTCATGCGGGTGAAGGCGGCGTTGACGAAGGTGACCGGGTGGTCGGGCCGGGTCGCGTCGCAGATGACGATGCCGCTCGATACCGCCGCCACCACGGTGGCCAGCGTCTCGTTGCGCTGCGCCAGTTCGCTCAAGCGCAGTTCGCGTCCCTTGATGGCGGTGACGTCGGTCATCAGGCGCAGCGTGCCGCCCTCGGCCGTGCGTGATTCGATCACCAGCAGCGTACGGCCGTCCGGCCCCGCCATTTCAAAGCGCCAGGGCAATTGCCGATGCCGCACCAGCTGGTCGGCAATGAGCGCCTCGGGATCAGCGGCCTGGGCACCTTCGCTCCGCAACAGGGCAGCGCGGGTGAGGTCGGCATAGGGCGTGCCGATGATCAGCAGATCAGAGACAGCCGGATTGAGCCGGCGATAGGTGGCATTGCACGCCACCAGCCGGTCGGCCACGTCGAAGACGGCAACGCCTTCCGGCAGATCGGCGATGGTGCGGCTGATGAGCGGCGCTGCCTTCAACTCCGCCTCGGCGGCCGTATCGGATTTTCCGCGCGCAGCCGGTGTCGGCGTGGCATCGAAGATTCGCGCCATGCCGATCAGCGCCGGACCGAAAGCCGCGCATGCGATCAGCGACAGGACGATTGCCGGCATCGGTGCGGCCGTCAGTGCCGGGACCAGCAGCAAGGCCGGCACATAGCCGAAGGCGAGAAAGTGCCGCTCGTCCTTGAGATGCGGCCAGCGTGTGAGAAGCGTCGGCACCAAGGCCGCGGCTACAAGAGAGACGGCGCCGGGCACCAGACCCGGCAAGCCAATGACGGCAAAACTGAGCAGTGCGACGCCGATTGCAGCGATTCGGCCCATCAGCACGTCGAGGCGCAAGGCAGCGATGACGGGCAGGATGCAGGCGGCACTGAGAAACGCGCCGTCGCGCCACAACGCCCAGTCGAAAAGGGCTGCAGGCTCGGGCAGCGTCACGCCGAGCCGCGTAATGCCCAGACCGACCATGATGAGGCAAGCAAGGGCGGCACCGGCGCCAGCCCGACCGAGGCGGCCATATCCGCGCCAGCCGAGCAATCCGCCGAGGCGGAAGCCTGCAGCTGCACTTAGGCCCAAGGCCAAGGTAACGAGGCCCAAGGTCGGTGCGGTACCAAGAATCGAAAGGGTGCCGTCGATCACTGTCGGGATCTTTCCGGAATCAGCTGAGGGTCACCAGGGGTTGGCGCAGCTTATACCCGGCTCAGTGACTTACGGCAATGTTAACAATATCAAGCATTTGAGACAATTTTGCCCAGTCCCGGATTTCCCTCAATTTTTGGCGGAAGAAAGTTTGTCCCAGTTCTTGCGTGTCGCCTTCGCGGCCTCGGCGGCGAGGGTGAGGAGCGGTCGCGCTGAGTCGCGCTGCCAGGATTTGGCGCGCGACCAACGCATCAGATCGTCGATGGTCGCCCCGCCGCGCCAGCCGCTGGCCCGAAGCTGTGCCCAGGCGATGACATCGCCCATGGCGCCGATCGCTTCCTCGCGCCGCGCGGCATCGCCCGCCAATTGTGTCGCTTCCAGTTTATCCTGGTCGGGTTGCAGTTCACGGAAGGTGAATGCCGTCTTGCCGATGGCGATGTCGGTGAGGAAGGCCGGGGCGGCGGCTTGCAGATGGTACTCGATCTCGACCACCCGGGCGGCGTGATTGGCAAAGGTCGGCTGGCGATGGCCGGCTTTGCTGAGCGCCTTCACCAGGGCCGAGCCCGGCTGCGATTTCAGATCGATGAGCGCCTGGCCGTCCTTGCCGCCATTGCCGCGGATGAGCGCCACATAGCGCGGCCGTCCCAGGGCGCCGAGGCCGGCCACGCGCTGCGCCACGTCGAGCACGTCGAAGAATTCGGGATGCGCGCGGCGATGGGCAAAGCGCGCCAGCGCCGCCGTCACGGCAGCGGCCTCGGCCTTTTCCAGCCGGATCGCCTTGCCGGTATCGAAGCGCAGGCGCCGCTTGCCGTTCTTGACGACCGTGCGCTTGGCAAGGAGATCGGCCTGGCTGCGCCCTTCGAGATCAGCAAGGAGATCGCCGATGGCGCCGCGCGCGGTCCGTCGCTCCAGCCAGCGCGCCTTGCCGTTGGCAAGCGCTGCGCGGTAGCGCTCCAAACCCAGCGCTGCCAGGGCACGCGCCTCGGCGGTGGTGACGCCCAGTTCCGGTGCCGCCACGATGAGGCCGGTGAGGAAGCGCAGCAGATCGATGACCGCCGGCCCCCGCGCCGCGTCGTCGAAATCGCCGATGTCGAAATAGGTCAGCCGGTTGTCGCCACGATAAGTGCCGAAGTTCTCGAGATGCATGTCGCCGTTGAGCCAAACGGCCGGCGCCTTCACACCCAGGACCGGCTTCAACCATCGGCCATAGAATAGATCGGCCGTGCCGCGATAATGGGCGAATGCCGAGCCCCGCATTTTGCGGGCCTTGATCTCCGCCAAGGCGGCCGCGATATCCTTGCGTTTCATGGCGCCGAGTATGGCGCAGGCCTCCGCGCCGGGTCCAGGGCCGGATCCGCGATGGCAGAAAATGCCGGATATATGTCATTGCTGCCATGGACCCTCTGCGCGCAAGATGCGTTGACACAAGGCATCCTTCGAGAAGAGACAGTCTTCATGGCCGCCATCCAGCGTCGCAAGGCACCGCGCGAGATCGTGATGTTTGTCTACAAGGACGCACATCTTCTCGATATCTCAGGCCCCATGTCCCTGTTCGCCGCCGCCAATGATTTCGCCGGCTTCCGCGCCTATGACGTGAGCCTCGCTGCCGCAAGCCTTGGCAATGTCGTGACGTCCGCCGGCATCGCGCTGGCCGCCACCCGCAAGATCGGCCGTGTGATGACCGGCATCGACACCCTGCTGGTGGCTGGTGGCATCGGTATCGATGCCCAGCTCAAGGAGCAGCGCGTGATCGCCTGGCTGAAACGCCAGGCACCGTATTGCCGCCGCGTCGCCTCGGTGTGCAGCGGCGCCTTGCTGCTGGCCAAGGCCGGCCTGCTCGATGGCCGGCGCGCCGCGACGCATTGGGTGCGTTGTGACCAGCTTGCCGCCGCGTACCCGGAGATTACCGTCGAGCGCGATTCGATCTTCGTGCGCGACGGCAAGTTCTATTCCTCGGCCGGGATCAGTGCCGGCATGGATTTGGCGTTGGCGCTGATCGAGGAAGATCTGGGGGCCGCGGTCGTGGCGCAATTGGCGCGCGAATTCGTGCTCTACATGCGCCGCAGCGGCGGTCAGGCGCAGTTCAGTCCCGCCTTGCGGGCGCAAGACACCGCCCCCGGCCGCATCGCCGGCCTGCAGCAATGGATCCTCGCCCATCTCGACCAGGCCCTCGACGTGGAGACACTGGCTTCCCGTGTGGCCATGAGCCCGCGCCATTTCGCCCGGCGCTTCCACGACGAAACCGGGATGACACCGGCGGCCTTTGTGGCCGCGGCGCGCATCGATGCCGCCCGCCAGGCACTGGCCGAAGGCCGCGAACAGGTCGACCAGGTGGCACAGCGCTTGGGCTTCGGCAGCGCCGAGCGCCTGCGCCGCAATTTCCGCCGGCATCTGGCCGTCACCCCCAGCCAGTTCCGCCAGCACTTCCAAACCTCTGGAGAAGCTTGAGTCATGAAGACCGTCGCCTTGCTGCTGTTCCCCGATGTCGAAGTGCTAGATTTCGCCGGACCGTTCGAAGTCTTTTCCGTCGCTGGCGAAGTCCGCCAGCCGGCACCTTTCCGCGTCATCACGGTGGCGGATAGTGCCAACCCCATCGCCGCGGTGGGCGGTCTCAACGTGGCGCCGCATTTCGATCTTGCCACCGCACCGCAGGCCGACGTGCTGATCATCCCCGGCGGCAAAGGCAGCCGGGCGGCGATGCGCGATCCACGGATTCTGGATTGGGTCGCGCGCCAGGCAGCGCGCGCCGAGGTGGTGGCCAGCGTCTGCACCGGCGCGCTCATTCTAGGAAAGCTCGGCCTGCTCGACGGCCTGGCTGCCACGACCCATGCCGGCGCCATCGGCGAGCTGCGCGCCATCAGCGACAAGATTGACGTGCGGCCGACGGCGCGCTTCATCGACAACGGCAAATACCTCACCTCCGGCGGTATCACCGCGGGGATCGACATGTCGCTTTATCTGCTGAAGCGCCTCACCGACCAGCAGCTTGTCGATCTGGTGGTAGAGGAGATGGAGTATGACTGGCGGATGAGGGCGGCCGGTTAAGACCGCCCCCACCCGCCGACCCTCCCCCCGGAAGGTCGCATTAGGTCCGACGCGCTAGATGGCGCGGACCTTCGTGATGAAGAGGCCAACGGCATCGCTGAGGCTGCTGGATTGATGGCCGAGTTCAGTAGCGGCCCCCAGCACCTGGCCCGCGGCCTTGCCGGTTTCGCCAGCCGCGGCTGTCACACCCTGGATGTTGCCGGAGACCTGCGTCGTGCCCTGGCTTGCCTGCTGCACGTTGCGGGCGATTTCGTTGGTGGCGGCCGTCTGCTCCTCGACTGCCGCGGCAATGGTGGTGGAGATGTGGCTGATCTCCTCGATCACCTTGGAGATGCCTTCGATCGCCGCCACCGATTGTGCCGTCGCCCCTTGGATCTCGGTGATCTTGGCGCCGATCTCGTCGGTTGCCTTGGCGGTCTGGCTGGCAAGGTTCTTCACTTCGGACGCCACCACGGCAAAGCCCTTGCCGGCTTCACCAGCGCGCGCCGCCTCGATCGTGGCGTTGAGCGCCAGCAGATTGGTCTGGCTGGCGATATCGTTGATAAGTTGGACCACGGCACCGATCGCCTGTGCCGACACGGCCAGGCCCTGCACCTGGGCATTGGTTTCCGATGCCTGCGAGACCGCCTTCTGGGCGATGCTGGTCGACTGGCTGACCTGGCGGCCGATTTCGCTGATCGAGGAGGTGAGTTCTTCGGTTGCTGCCGCCACGGTCTGGACATTGGCCGTCGTCTGTTCGGCCGCCAGCGCCACCGCGCTCGATTGCTGGTTGGCCTGGTCGGCCGTCGCCGACATCGATTGCGCCGAGCTTTGCAATTCGCTGGCGGCGGTTGAGAGACTGCCGACCAATGCGCCGACCTGGCCCTCGAAGCTTTGGATGAGGCTATCCAGTTCCTGTGCGCGCTTCAGCTTGGTTTCCGCTTCCGCCTTAGCCGCCGCATCCGTCTGGCGCTGGGCGACCAGGGCGTCCTTGAAGACGACCACGGTGCGCGCCATGTCGCCGATTTCGTCACGGTTTTCCTGGGCCGGTATGTCGATATCGAGATTGCCGCGCGCCAATTCGCCCATCGTGTCGGTCATGTTGCGGACGGGCCGGGCGATGCTGCGGCCGATGAGCCAGCCGGCCAGCGCGCCGATGCCGAGCGCCAGCGCCGCGACGACGATCATGATCGTGATGGCGCTGCCGATGGTCGCCATGACCAGATCTTTGACACCGCCCATGCTGCCGAGCTGCGACTCCAGCACCGCAGCCGAGACTTCGGCAAAGCGCGTCGCCTGGTCGCTCATGGTCTTGTCGAGGGCGTCGATCTTCACCGCCATGTCGGCGAGTGCCACCAGATGGGCGCCGTATTCCTTCATGCTCTTCGCGACGTCAAGCGCCCGGGTGCGGTAGATCATGTTGACCAGTTTGGCCTGCAGCGTGTTGACGTCCATGCCGAAGAGAGAGACGTATTTCTGCGCCGC containing:
- a CDS encoding PAS domain-containing sensor histidine kinase; translated protein: MIDGTLSILGTAPTLGLVTLALGLSAAAGFRLGGLLGWRGYGRLGRAGAGAALACLIMVGLGITRLGVTLPEPAALFDWALWRDGAFLSAACILPVIAALRLDVLMGRIAAIGVALLSFAVIGLPGLVPGAVSLVAAALVPTLLTRWPHLKDERHFLAFGYVPALLLVPALTAAPMPAIVLSLIACAAFGPALIGMARIFDATPTPAARGKSDTAAEAELKAAPLISRTIADLPEGVAVFDVADRLVACNATYRRLNPAVSDLLIIGTPYADLTRAALLRSEGAQAADPEALIADQLVRHRQLPWRFEMAGPDGRTLLVIESRTAEGGTLRLMTDVTAIKGRELRLSELAQRNETLATVVAAVSSGIVICDATRPDHPVTFVNAAFTRMTGYSAEEMLGKNCRILQGRDTDAEALDRLRRALVQHRPVTITLRNYRKDGRTFWNELSISPITDGEGRLLQFVGIMSDVTQRIRAEENLREAKNQAELANRAKSEFLANVSHELRTPLNAILGFSEVMKMELFGALGQPRYQAYAQDIFNSGNLLLSLINDILDLSKIESGKMVLHPEPVAVTDVFDSALTLMRERAKDGGVTLTADIAADLPPLYVDLRATKQIVTNLVSNAVKFTPKDGMVELTARRHDAHTAEIVIKDTGIGIAAEHIAEVLKPFVQVDGALQRRQSGTGLGLPIVKHLTDLSGGSLQLESTVGQGTIVTLRLPLCDEKRARSAA
- a CDS encoding DUF2252 family protein, producing MKRKDIAAALAEIKARKMRGSAFAHYRGTADLFYGRWLKPVLGVKAPAVWLNGDMHLENFGTYRGDNRLTYFDIGDFDDAARGPAVIDLLRFLTGLIVAAPELGVTTAEARALAALGLERYRAALANGKARWLERRTARGAIGDLLADLEGRSQADLLAKRTVVKNGKRRLRFDTGKAIRLEKAEAAAVTAALARFAHRRAHPEFFDVLDVAQRVAGLGALGRPRYVALIRGNGGKDGQALIDLKSQPGSALVKALSKAGHRQPTFANHAARVVEIEYHLQAAAPAFLTDIAIGKTAFTFRELQPDQDKLEATQLAGDAARREEAIGAMGDVIAWAQLRASGWRGGATIDDLMRWSRAKSWQRDSARPLLTLAAEAAKATRKNWDKLSSAKN
- a CDS encoding GlxA family transcriptional regulator, coding for MAAIQRRKAPREIVMFVYKDAHLLDISGPMSLFAAANDFAGFRAYDVSLAAASLGNVVTSAGIALAATRKIGRVMTGIDTLLVAGGIGIDAQLKEQRVIAWLKRQAPYCRRVASVCSGALLLAKAGLLDGRRAATHWVRCDQLAAAYPEITVERDSIFVRDGKFYSSAGISAGMDLALALIEEDLGAAVVAQLAREFVLYMRRSGGQAQFSPALRAQDTAPGRIAGLQQWILAHLDQALDVETLASRVAMSPRHFARRFHDETGMTPAAFVAAARIDAARQALAEGREQVDQVAQRLGFGSAERLRRNFRRHLAVTPSQFRQHFQTSGEA
- a CDS encoding DJ-1/PfpI family protein; translated protein: MKTVALLLFPDVEVLDFAGPFEVFSVAGEVRQPAPFRVITVADSANPIAAVGGLNVAPHFDLATAPQADVLIIPGGKGSRAAMRDPRILDWVARQAARAEVVASVCTGALILGKLGLLDGLAATTHAGAIGELRAISDKIDVRPTARFIDNGKYLTSGGITAGIDMSLYLLKRLTDQQLVDLVVEEMEYDWRMRAAG
- a CDS encoding methyl-accepting chemotaxis protein; translated protein: MFQSVLARLRISTRIQLGFGFILALLAGFIVFSFVSLQDIRTNLDEYIRIAENAMTVQRIDRNVVDLRRNVLSFERENNAQSLDRAKALLAQLKTDIATRIETTKSAERKAMFTEMGQLVDAYAGNLDTLVALKAERDKVQNEQMSALGAAAGKTMSDLLESALNSEDFVGAAYAGQAIEKMLTARVSAARYTATGDPKLIEAAQKYVSLFGMDVNTLQAKLVNMIYRTRALDVAKSMKEYGAHLVALADMAVKIDALDKTMSDQATRFAEVSAAVLESQLGSMGGVKDLVMATIGSAITIMIVVAALALGIGALAGWLIGRSIARPVRNMTDTMGELARGNLDIDIPAQENRDEIGDMARTVVVFKDALVAQRQTDAAAKAEAETKLKRAQELDSLIQSFEGQVGALVGSLSTAASELQSSAQSMSATADQANQQSSAVALAAEQTTANVQTVAAATEELTSSISEIGRQVSQSTSIAQKAVSQASETNAQVQGLAVSAQAIGAVVQLINDIASQTNLLALNATIEAARAGEAGKGFAVVASEVKNLASQTAKATDEIGAKITEIQGATAQSVAAIEGISKVIEEISHISTTIAAAVEEQTAATNEIARNVQQASQGTTQVSGNIQGVTAAAGETGKAAGQVLGAATELGHQSSSLSDAVGLFITKVRAI